GCACGACGACCTCGGCATCTCGGCACGCCACATCACGGTGTCCACCGTCGGCGTGGTGCCGGGCATCCGGCGCCTGGCCGGCGAGGACCTGCCGGTGAACCTGGCCGTGTCCCTCCACGCCGCCAACGACCGGCTGCGCGACAGCCTGGTGCCGATCAACCGTCGCTACCCGCTGTCGGCCGTGCTCGGCGCGTGCCGCGCCTACCGCCGGGCCAAGGGCCGGCGGCTGTCGTTCGAGTGGGCGCTGATCTCCGGGGTCAACGACCGCGAGGGGGACGCCGCCGAGCTGGCCGAGCTGGCCGTGCCTCTCGGCGCCCACGTCAACCTGATCCCGCTCAACCCGACGCCGGGATGGCCGGCGGTGGGGTCGGCCCCCGCCGTCGTGCGCACGTTCCGGGACCGCTTGATCTCGCTGGGGGTGAACGCCACCGTGCGCCGCAACCGGGGCACGGACATCGACGCGGCATGTGGGCAGTTGGCCGCCACGGGAGGCAAACTGGCGGGATGAGCAACCGCCGCTGGATCAACAACACGCAGCCCCAGACCCTCCAGATGGCGGTCATCCTGCTCTACCTCAACGCCGCGTTCATGGTGGTCTTCGGCCTGGTGGGCAAGGACTTCCCCCTGGGCCTGGCCCTGGTGGTCGGCCAGGCCGGCGGCGCCTACGGGACGGCCAACGAGCGCAAGTGGGGCTACGGCTTGGCCATCGTGATGGCCGTGCTCCCTCTCGTGTTCATCCTCACGGTCGGCGGGGTCGTGTTCGGCGGCACCCTGCTCGGGATCATGCTCCAGGTGGCGCTGGTGGCCCTGCTCGTGCATCCCCAGAGCCGGGAGTACCAGCGCATCTGGTTCAAGTAGCCGTCCGGAGTAGCCCGGCCGGGGACCGGCCCCTATGTTGGGCCGATGCCCACCACTGTCAGCGACCTCCCCGAGCTGAAGCGCCTCGTCGGCGAGCACCTCGGCCACAGCGAATGGCGCCAGGTGACCCAGGAGGCGGTCAACCTGTTCGCCGACGCGACCGGTGACCACCAGTGGATCCACGTCGACGTGGAGCGGGCCAAGTCCGGACCGTTCGGCGGTCCGATCGCCCACGGCTACTTCACCCTCTCCCTGGCCCCGGTGCTGCTCCCTGAGGTTCTGCAGGTCGGGGGGATCGCGATGGCGGTCAACTACGGGTGCAACAAGGTCCGCTTCCCGAGCCCGGTCCCGGTGGGCTCCCGGGTGCGCCTGGGCGCCACCCTCGCCGGGGTCGAGGACGTGGCCGGGGGCGCCCAGGTGACGGTGGACCTCAGCTTCGAGGTCGAGGGCCAGGAGAAGCCGGCGTGCGTGGCCCAGGTCGTCTACCGCTACCTCGTCTGACGGCACGGCCCGGGCCACTGCCGTCGGGCGGCGCTCGCCCCCCGACGGCGGAGCGCCGAGGGTGACGGACGGCCCCGACGACCTCGAGGCGACGGTCTCCCGCTGGGCCGCCGACGAGGAGGCCCGGGAGGTGGCGCGGATCCGGTCCGCCGCCCGCCGGCTGACCGAGGAGGCGGCCGAGGAGAGCGACCTGCCCGGGGTCCTGCGGCATCTCCGGGCGGATGGATGCCCCGTCCGGGTAACGACCGGCCCGGGACGGACCCACCGGGGCGTGGTCCGGGCCGTCGGCGATGACTACCTGGCCCTGGCCACCGAGCGGGCGTGGGGGCTGGTGGCGCTCCGGGCGGTGGCGGCGCTGCGGGTGGACGGGGCTGGGCCGGACGGGACTCGGGCCGCCGGGGCGATCGGCCCGGACTGGTCGGACGTCCCTCCCGCCCGGCTGATCGACGCCGTCGAGCGCCTGGCCGGCGAGGACCTTCCCGTCCGGGTGCACACCACCGGGGACACGGTCGGGACCGTCGGGGAGCTCAGCTCCGTGGGTGTCGATCACCTGCAGCTGGCGTGCGACCCCGATCCGCCCCTCCGGGCGGCCGGCACCCTCTACGTGCCGTTGGGCTCGCTGGCCGAGCTGTGGCTGCTCTTCAGGTCGGGGTAGAGGTGCTCGAGGCTGCCCGGGGCGATCCGCGAGGCCTCGATGAACCGCTCCACGTCGTCGGCCTTGAGGCGGATGACCCGGCCGAACCGGTAGGCCGGCACCATGCCCTCGTCGATGAACCGGTACAGCGTCCGCAGAGTTATCCCCAGCTCCTCGGCCGCTTCCCGGGTCCCTAACCATGTTGTGGACATCTCGGTCAACGCTAACCGGCATCCCATTGAATTTGGTGGATCGTCATTACGCGCTCCGC
This genomic interval from Acidimicrobiales bacterium contains the following:
- a CDS encoding MaoC family dehydratase yields the protein MPTTVSDLPELKRLVGEHLGHSEWRQVTQEAVNLFADATGDHQWIHVDVERAKSGPFGGPIAHGYFTLSLAPVLLPEVLQVGGIAMAVNYGCNKVRFPSPVPVGSRVRLGATLAGVEDVAGGAQVTVDLSFEVEGQEKPACVAQVVYRYLV
- a CDS encoding helix-turn-helix domain-containing protein, with the translated sequence MSTTWLGTREAAEELGITLRTLYRFIDEGMVPAYRFGRVIRLKADDVERFIEASRIAPGSLEHLYPDLKSSHSSASEPNGT